A single Streptomyces mirabilis DNA region contains:
- a CDS encoding integration host factor gives MALPPLTPEQRAAALEKAAAARRERAEVKNRLKHSGASLHEVIKQGQENDVIGKMKVSALLESLPGVGKVRAKQIMERLGISESRRVRGLGSNQIASLEREFGGSGA, from the coding sequence GTGGCTCTTCCGCCCCTTACCCCTGAACAGCGCGCAGCCGCGCTCGAAAAGGCCGCCGCGGCTCGCCGGGAGCGGGCCGAGGTCAAGAATCGACTCAAGCACTCCGGCGCCTCGCTTCACGAGGTCATCAAGCAGGGTCAGGAGAACGACGTCATCGGCAAGATGAAGGTCTCCGCTCTCCTGGAGTCCCTGCCGGGCGTGGGCAAGGTCCGCGCCAAGCAGATCATGGAGCGACTCGGTATCTCCGAGAGTCGCCGCGTACGCGGCCTCGGCTCGAACCAGATCGCTTCTCTGGAGCGTGAGTTCGGCGGTT
- a CDS encoding quinone-dependent dihydroorotate dehydrogenase gives MYKLFFRLVFKRMDPEQAHHLAFRWIRLAARIPVLRTFIAAALAPRHEELRTEAFGLRMHGPFGLAAGFDKNAVAIDGMSMLGFDHIEIGTVTGEPQPGNPKKRLFRLVPDRALINRMGFNNEGSAAVSERLRARTPVFRTVVGVNIGKTKVVPEEEAVGDYVKSTERLARHADYLVVNVSSPNTPGLRNLQATEALRPLLSAVREAADRAVTDRRVPLLVKIAPDLADEDVDAVADLAVELGLDGIIATNTTIARDGLGLKSEPSLVKETGGLSGAPLKARSLEVLRRLYARVGERITLVGVGGIENAEDAWQRILAGATLVQGYSAFIYEGPFWGRAIHKGLAARLRNSPYATLADAVGADVRKSA, from the coding sequence ATGTACAAGCTTTTCTTCCGGCTGGTCTTCAAGCGGATGGACCCCGAGCAGGCCCACCACCTCGCCTTCCGCTGGATCCGGCTCGCCGCCCGTATCCCCGTGCTGCGTACGTTCATCGCCGCGGCGCTCGCGCCCCGCCACGAGGAGCTGCGGACCGAGGCGTTCGGCCTGCGGATGCACGGTCCCTTCGGGCTCGCGGCGGGCTTCGACAAGAACGCCGTCGCGATCGACGGGATGTCGATGCTCGGCTTCGACCACATCGAGATCGGCACGGTCACGGGGGAGCCGCAGCCGGGCAACCCCAAGAAGCGGCTGTTCCGCCTTGTGCCGGACCGGGCGCTGATCAACCGCATGGGGTTCAACAACGAGGGCTCCGCGGCCGTCAGCGAGCGCCTGAGGGCCCGTACGCCCGTCTTCAGGACCGTCGTGGGCGTCAACATCGGCAAGACCAAGGTCGTCCCCGAGGAGGAGGCCGTCGGCGACTACGTGAAGTCGACCGAGCGGCTCGCCCGGCACGCGGACTACCTCGTGGTGAACGTGAGCTCGCCGAACACGCCCGGCCTGCGCAACCTCCAGGCCACCGAGGCACTGCGGCCCCTGCTGAGCGCCGTCCGCGAGGCCGCCGACCGCGCGGTCACCGACCGGCGTGTGCCGCTGCTCGTCAAGATCGCGCCCGACCTCGCCGACGAGGACGTCGACGCGGTCGCCGACCTCGCCGTCGAACTCGGCCTGGACGGGATCATCGCCACGAACACCACCATCGCGCGCGACGGACTCGGTTTGAAGTCCGAACCCTCGCTCGTCAAGGAGACCGGTGGACTCTCGGGCGCGCCGCTGAAGGCACGCTCCCTGGAGGTGCTGCGCCGCCTCTACGCGCGCGTGGGCGAGCGGATCACCCTGGTGGGCGTCGGTGGCATCGAGAACGCCGAGGACGCCTGGCAGCGCATCCTGGCCGGCGCCACCCTGGTCCAGGGGTACAGCGCGTTCATCTACGAGGGCCCCTTCTGGGGCCGGGCGATCCACAAGGGGCTCGCCGCCCGCCTCCGTAACAGCCCGTACGCCACCCTCGCCGACGCGGTCGGCGCCGACGTGAGGAAGTCCGCATGA
- the pyrF gene encoding orotidine-5'-phosphate decarboxylase, with translation MSLEPFGARLRRAMDERGPLCVGIDPHASLLTDWGLNDDIAGLERFSRTVVEALAERVAVLKPQSAFFERFGSRGIAVLEKSVEEARAAGALVVMDAKRGDIGSTMAAYAETFLRKDAPLFSDALTVSPYLGYGSLKPAVELARESGAGLFVLALTSNPEGGEVQHAVRGDGRNVGATMLAHLAAENAGETPLGSFGAVVGATLGDLSSYDLDINGPLLAPGIGAQGATPADLAGVFGAAVRNVVPNVSRGVLRHGPDAIALRASAERFAEEIRAAVTAA, from the coding sequence ATGAGCCTGGAACCCTTTGGCGCACGCCTTCGCCGTGCCATGGACGAGCGCGGCCCGCTGTGCGTCGGCATCGACCCGCACGCCTCCCTGCTGACCGACTGGGGCCTGAACGACGACATCGCGGGCCTGGAGCGGTTCAGCCGCACCGTCGTCGAGGCGCTGGCCGAGCGGGTCGCGGTCCTCAAGCCGCAGAGCGCGTTCTTCGAGCGGTTCGGGTCGCGCGGCATCGCCGTCCTGGAGAAGTCGGTCGAGGAGGCGCGGGCGGCCGGGGCACTGGTCGTGATGGACGCCAAGCGCGGCGACATCGGTTCGACCATGGCCGCGTACGCGGAGACCTTCCTGCGCAAGGACGCGCCGCTCTTCTCGGACGCGCTGACCGTGTCGCCTTACCTGGGCTACGGCTCGCTGAAGCCGGCGGTGGAGCTGGCGCGTGAGAGCGGCGCCGGGCTCTTCGTGCTCGCGCTCACCTCCAACCCGGAGGGCGGCGAGGTGCAGCACGCGGTCCGTGGGGACGGTCGCAACGTCGGCGCGACCATGCTGGCCCACCTCGCGGCCGAGAACGCGGGAGAGACGCCCCTGGGGTCCTTCGGCGCGGTCGTCGGCGCCACGCTGGGCGATCTCTCCTCCTACGACCTGGACATCAACGGACCGCTCCTGGCGCCCGGCATCGGCGCCCAGGGAGCCACGCCGGCCGATCTGGCGGGCGTCTTCGGGGCGGCGGTGCGCAATGTCGTGCCGAACGTGAGCCGGGGTGTTCTTCGTCACGGTCCCGACGCGATCGCGCTGCGTGCGTCCGCGGAGCGCTTCGCGGAGGAGATCAGGGCCGCCGTGACGGCCGCCTGA